One Betaproteobacteria bacterium DNA segment encodes these proteins:
- a CDS encoding peptidylprolyl isomerase, with product MIFILALPAVGEATTVRMQTSLGAIDILLYDTAAPRTVANFLTYVNSGAYRNSIIHRSVPGFVIQGGGFVWDDASATVVGVRENAPVANEFSAGRSNVRGTIAMAKLGSDPNSATSQWFINLGDNAANLDAQNGGFTVFGQVTPGSMAVADAIALLPLANAGSPFDSMPIVGTVTNNTIEKKNLVFVSTATAVPNSYQGLWWNANESGWGMSVTQHGNIIFAALYTYDAAGQPTWYVIPNCPVTNGTCSGAIYQVTGGTSPAVAWSAAGKAVAQVGTGTLTFASATAGNFNFTINNVAGSKSITLQPLATGTTAPAIDYTDLWWNPGEDGWGISLTQQYGIIFAAWYVYDATGKPVWYVVPNCPVSGAGCSGALYQVTGGEPLTAIWNGTNAASSVGSITFAFSGASAGTMNYTLNGVTSSRAIVRQAF from the coding sequence ATGATCTTCATCCTTGCCTTGCCGGCCGTCGGCGAAGCCACGACGGTGAGAATGCAGACGTCGCTGGGCGCCATTGATATCCTTTTGTATGACACCGCCGCCCCGCGCACGGTAGCGAACTTCCTGACGTATGTGAACAGCGGTGCATACCGGAACTCCATCATCCATCGCAGCGTGCCCGGTTTCGTCATCCAGGGCGGGGGATTTGTCTGGGATGACGCAAGCGCGACGGTTGTCGGCGTGCGGGAGAACGCACCAGTCGCCAATGAGTTCAGCGCCGGCCGATCCAATGTGCGGGGAACGATCGCGATGGCCAAGCTGGGCAGCGATCCAAACAGCGCAACTTCGCAATGGTTCATCAATCTGGGCGATAACGCCGCGAATCTCGATGCACAGAACGGCGGGTTCACCGTTTTTGGTCAGGTGACACCTGGCAGCATGGCTGTCGCCGATGCGATCGCACTGCTGCCGCTTGCCAATGCCGGCAGCCCGTTCGACTCCATGCCGATTGTCGGCACAGTCACAAACAACACGATCGAAAAGAAGAATCTCGTCTTTGTCAGCACCGCAACGGCAGTGCCCAATAGCTACCAAGGCCTGTGGTGGAACGCCAACGAATCCGGCTGGGGGATGAGTGTCACACAGCATGGCAATATCATTTTCGCGGCCCTATACACCTACGATGCCGCCGGCCAGCCTACCTGGTACGTGATTCCCAATTGTCCGGTCACCAACGGCACTTGCAGCGGCGCCATCTACCAGGTGACCGGAGGCACCTCGCCCGCAGTGGCATGGAGCGCCGCAGGCAAGGCGGTGGCGCAGGTGGGAACGGGTACATTGACGTTTGCCAGCGCCACCGCGGGTAACTTCAATTTCACCATCAACAATGTCGCCGGATCGAAGTCCATCACCTTGCAGCCGCTGGCAACCGGCACAACCGCGCCGGCCATCGACTACACCGACCTGTGGTGGAATCCGGGCGAAGACGGCTGGGGCATATCGCTGACCCAGCAGTACGGCATCATCTTCGCCGCCTGGTATGTCTACGACGCGACCGGCAAGCCGGTCTGGTACGTCGTACCGAATTGCCCGGTCTCGGGCGCCGGTTGCTCGGGTGCCTTGTACCAGGTGACCGGAGGAGAACCCCTTACTGCCATTTGGAATGGCACCAATGCGGCGAGCTCGGTGGGTTCAATCACCTTCGCCTTCAGCGGCGCGAGCGCCGGCACCATGAATTACACGCTCAATGGCGTGACTTCAAGCCGGGCAATTGTTCGTCAGGCGTTCTAG
- a CDS encoding beta-lactamase family protein — protein sequence MRASTRATTAVLFAINLLTGCTHLPTPSPSPLDASRYAEIDIAVESFIARRQMPGAVFWLERNGVSYQKAFGRQTFEADANVTNLNTVFDAASLTKVIATAPSIMLLIEEGKVALDTPLIQYFPECSRGGKDAISVRHLLTHTSGLAAGLPAIPSWRGEMAAFNLACSQAVTHPPGSLFRYSDINFTLLGMLVQRVSGLPLNEFAAKRLYGPLRMRDTGYLPLERMATARIAPTQRMADPLAQSLHRDLHDGQVLQGVVHDPTVRFLGGVGGSAGVFTTASDLARFARMMLNEGELDGVRVLSRESVRLMSSVQSPSGSEWRRSAGWDIDSPYSRPRGSVFPIGSYGHTGFTGCILWIDPFSKTFFVFLSNRVYPNDKANILELYGKLGSAAAQAVAGFDFGHVAGALSPKPAPLAPALAPFPAPFPLPASSR from the coding sequence ATGCGCGCCAGCACGCGCGCCACAACCGCTGTTCTGTTTGCGATTAACCTGCTGACAGGATGTACTCACTTGCCTACGCCCTCGCCTTCCCCGCTGGATGCCAGCCGATATGCGGAGATCGACATTGCGGTCGAATCCTTTATCGCCCGCCGCCAGATGCCCGGTGCGGTGTTCTGGCTGGAACGCAATGGCGTCTCATACCAGAAAGCCTTCGGCCGCCAAACATTTGAAGCCGATGCCAACGTGACAAACCTGAATACCGTTTTCGACGCGGCGTCGCTGACCAAGGTGATCGCAACCGCTCCGTCCATCATGCTGCTGATCGAGGAGGGAAAAGTCGCGCTCGATACGCCGCTTATCCAGTATTTCCCAGAATGTTCCCGTGGCGGCAAGGACGCCATCAGCGTGCGTCACCTCCTGACTCATACTTCGGGCCTCGCAGCGGGTCTGCCGGCCATACCGTCATGGCGGGGCGAAATGGCCGCATTCAATCTGGCGTGTTCGCAGGCTGTCACGCATCCTCCCGGCAGCCTGTTCCGCTATTCGGACATTAATTTCACCCTGCTGGGCATGTTGGTGCAGCGCGTGAGTGGCCTGCCGCTAAACGAATTCGCCGCAAAACGCCTTTATGGTCCGTTGCGCATGCGCGACACGGGTTATTTGCCATTGGAAAGAATGGCCACGGCGCGCATCGCACCCACGCAACGAATGGCCGACCCGCTCGCACAGTCGTTGCATCGCGATTTGCATGATGGCCAGGTCCTGCAAGGCGTGGTGCACGATCCCACTGTGCGATTCTTGGGTGGCGTGGGCGGATCCGCCGGCGTATTCACCACGGCGTCCGATCTCGCGCGCTTTGCCAGAATGATGCTGAACGAAGGCGAACTTGATGGCGTGCGGGTACTGAGTCGTGAGAGTGTTCGCCTGATGAGCAGTGTGCAATCACCATCGGGCAGCGAGTGGCGCCGCAGCGCGGGTTGGGACATCGATTCGCCTTACTCCCGACCGCGCGGCAGCGTGTTTCCAATCGGCAGCTATGGGCATACCGGATTCACCGGTTGCATCCTGTGGATTGATCCTTTCTCAAAGACTTTTTTCGTATTTCTGTCGAACCGCGTTTACCCGAACGACAAGGCCAACATTCTTGAGCTATATGGCAAGTTGGGGTCGGCGGCGGCGCAAGCTGTGGCAGGATTTGATTTCGGACATGTAGCCGGTGCGCTTTCGCCGAAGCCTGCCCCGCTCGCGCCTGCCCTGGCGCCATTTCCGGCACCTTTTCCGCTGCCTGCTTCATCACGCTGA
- a CDS encoding DUF924 domain-containing protein, translating into MITAPTLDAVAQDILTFWFGDGRIRGQSREQWFKKDAAFDEEIRTRFLAVYEQAVAGEFPHWKDQPLACLALIVTLDQFPRNMFRGTRRAFEADAMARKAARYALAKEYDRTLRPVERLFIYLPFEHSEHLPDQELCLRLMKELSGFRETRDLHVWAEKHLVIIRRFGRFPHRNEALSRRSTAEESEFLKQPGSGF; encoded by the coding sequence ATGATCACCGCACCCACGCTGGACGCCGTTGCACAGGATATTCTCACTTTCTGGTTTGGTGACGGCAGAATTCGCGGTCAGAGTCGCGAACAATGGTTCAAGAAAGACGCCGCGTTCGACGAGGAAATTCGTACGCGTTTTCTGGCCGTCTACGAGCAGGCGGTGGCGGGTGAGTTTCCCCACTGGAAAGACCAACCGCTCGCGTGTCTCGCCCTGATCGTCACGCTCGATCAATTCCCGCGCAACATGTTCCGCGGCACACGCCGCGCCTTTGAAGCTGACGCGATGGCCCGCAAGGCCGCCCGCTACGCACTGGCAAAGGAATATGACCGCACACTGCGACCGGTCGAGCGATTGTTTATCTATCTACCGTTTGAGCACAGCGAACACTTGCCCGACCAGGAACTTTGCCTGCGGCTGATGAAAGAGCTGTCCGGATTTCGCGAGACCCGGGACTTGCATGTGTGGGCTGAAAAACACCTTGTCATCATTCGCCGATTCGGACGTTTCCCCCACCGCAATGAAGCGTTGTCACGCAGGAGCACTGCGGAGGAAAGCGAATTCCTGAAGCAACCTGGATCCGGATTCTGA
- a CDS encoding VOC family protein yields MIGYVTLGTNDLARGAKFYDELLAVIGAKRFMESDRFIAWSVSPTTPSLGLIKPYDGKPATVGNGVMVALVVDSKEKVDALYKKAMALGAKDEGAPGPRFDGFYAAYFRDLDGNKLNFFFMG; encoded by the coding sequence ATGATCGGCTACGTGACACTGGGAACAAACGACCTGGCGCGGGGTGCCAAGTTCTACGATGAGCTGCTGGCGGTCATTGGCGCCAAGCGTTTTATGGAATCAGACCGCTTCATTGCGTGGTCGGTCAGCCCGACCACGCCTAGCCTGGGCTTGATCAAGCCGTATGACGGAAAACCTGCCACGGTCGGTAATGGCGTGATGGTCGCGCTGGTGGTCGACAGCAAGGAAAAAGTCGACGCGCTTTACAAAAAGGCCATGGCCCTCGGCGCCAAGGATGAAGGCGCACCCGGTCCGCGTTTCGATGGATTCTATGCCGCGTATTTTCGCGATCTGGATGGCAACAAGCTGAATTTCTTTTTTATGGGGTGA
- a CDS encoding cyclic nucleotide-binding domain-containing protein: MQDSFDPFKPSASGFYNPAVAKLFFESSGKSEEFAAGTTLFVENEKSSRQGLFTKPIGQALATPIDGALFAKPNIHRMYFLTDGEVALTTNGKPLVTIWPGDIFGEMAVISEIPSLSVSSARSATATASTDCRAWSLDGKEAEAGLAKTPEFALMLMSVMFERLRFLATRLAARSDTSGHRSNRSEPVFDGAMLSQLEQKLERATVVRFNQGAKIMIEGRPGTSMYVVLEGDVAVAIGIRIVEKLSAGGVFGEMALVDQSPRVATAVARTDCALLSINRAALIALVRSDPAIGMAMMRAVAARIRYMNSLFV; encoded by the coding sequence ATGCAAGATTCCTTCGATCCCTTCAAACCCAGTGCGAGCGGCTTCTACAATCCGGCTGTCGCAAAACTTTTCTTTGAATCCTCGGGGAAGAGTGAGGAATTTGCAGCCGGCACGACGCTATTTGTCGAAAACGAAAAATCCAGCCGCCAAGGGTTGTTCACCAAGCCAATCGGCCAGGCACTCGCGACCCCGATCGACGGCGCGCTGTTCGCGAAGCCAAACATTCATCGCATGTACTTCCTGACGGACGGCGAGGTCGCTCTTACCACCAATGGCAAACCGTTGGTGACGATCTGGCCGGGCGACATATTTGGCGAAATGGCCGTGATTAGTGAGATCCCCAGCCTGTCGGTTTCGAGCGCGCGCAGCGCAACGGCAACGGCAAGCACGGACTGCCGTGCGTGGTCGCTGGATGGCAAGGAAGCCGAAGCCGGCCTCGCGAAGACACCAGAATTCGCTCTGATGCTGATGAGCGTGATGTTCGAACGCCTGCGTTTCCTCGCCACGCGCCTGGCCGCGCGCAGCGATACCAGTGGACACCGCAGCAATCGCAGCGAGCCGGTATTCGATGGCGCGATGCTTTCACAACTCGAACAGAAGCTGGAACGGGCCACCGTGGTGCGGTTCAACCAGGGCGCCAAAATCATGATTGAAGGTCGGCCGGGCACCAGCATGTACGTCGTGCTTGAGGGCGATGTCGCCGTCGCTATTGGTATACGCATCGTCGAGAAGCTGTCGGCCGGCGGTGTATTTGGTGAGATGGCACTTGTCGATCAGTCACCTCGTGTCGCCACCGCTGTCGCGCGCACCGATTGTGCGCTGCTGTCGATCAACCGCGCCGCGTTGATCGCACTGGTGCGATCGGACCCAGCCATCGGCATGGCGATGATGCGCGCTGTGGCGGCGCGAATTCGATACATGAATTCACTTTTCGTCTGA
- a CDS encoding amino acid ABC transporter substrate-binding protein, with translation MKRVLIAVFALIISGVHAQDLTGTLKKIKESNTIALGTRDTSLPFSYLDDKQQPIGYSIDLCNKIVDAIKSELNLPNLQVKLIPVISQTRVPLVSNGTVDLECGSTTNTLTRQKQVEFSHITFVGGTRLLVKANSGIKEVEDLKGKTISVSQGTTNERIIKSISEQKQLGIKILNVKDHGEGFIALETGRVQANVSDDIQLLALAANAKRPQDFAVVGRQLSYEPFGLMFRRGDADFKLMVNKTLSGLFRSGEIEKIYNKWFTPLGAPISETLRTAFAIQALPE, from the coding sequence ATGAAACGCGTACTTATTGCAGTATTTGCCCTCATCATATCCGGCGTCCATGCCCAAGACCTCACGGGCACGCTGAAGAAAATCAAGGAAAGCAACACCATCGCACTCGGCACCCGCGATACCTCCCTGCCATTTTCGTATCTCGACGACAAGCAGCAACCGATCGGCTACTCGATTGACCTCTGCAACAAGATTGTTGACGCGATCAAGTCCGAACTGAATCTCCCCAATCTTCAGGTCAAGCTGATCCCGGTCATCTCGCAGACCCGTGTTCCGCTGGTGTCCAACGGCACCGTCGACCTTGAGTGCGGATCGACCACCAATACCTTGACGCGTCAGAAGCAGGTCGAGTTTTCGCACATCACGTTTGTCGGTGGCACGCGATTGCTGGTGAAAGCCAACTCCGGCATCAAGGAAGTGGAAGACCTGAAGGGAAAAACCATCTCGGTTTCGCAGGGCACCACCAACGAGCGCATCATCAAATCCATCAGCGAGCAGAAGCAGCTTGGCATCAAGATCCTGAATGTGAAGGATCACGGCGAAGGATTCATCGCTCTCGAGACTGGACGCGTGCAGGCAAACGTGAGTGACGACATACAGCTACTGGCGCTGGCGGCGAATGCGAAGCGTCCGCAGGATTTCGCCGTGGTCGGCCGCCAGCTATCGTATGAGCCTTTCGGCCTCATGTTCCGCCGCGGCGATGCGGATTTCAAATTGATGGTGAACAAAACGCTATCCGGCTTGTTCCGTTCCGGCGAAATCGAAAAAATCTACAACAAGTGGTTTACGCCTTTGGGTGCGCCAATCAGCGAGACGCTGCGTACTGCGTTTGCGATACAGGCGCTGCCGGAATAA
- a CDS encoding efflux RND transporter permease subunit — translation MNISELCIRRPIMTVLLNAAVIVAGVLAYNNIPIAALPQYDTPTIQVSAVLPGASPETMASSVATPLERQFSTIAGVNTMSSTSSLGNTQITLEFDQGRNIDAASVDVQAALLRAQRALPIEMTTLPSYRKVNPADSPVLFLTLISPSMPLSELNSYAENLILPSLSTLPGVAQVDINGQKKFAIRMRVDPEATAARGLTLDDVSAAVRAANANTPVGTLEGARQTLVITANRQLTRAAEFSNLIIATTAAGPVRLGDIAQVEDSVESVKTASWANGERAITMSIRRQPDANTVATVDTIKAMLPRLVEQLPSSVEVKLRNDRSQSIRDAIHDVKLTLGLTVALVVLVIFLFLRHVMATIIPALSLPISLFGTLAVVYWLGYSLDNISLLAITLAVGLVVDDAIVVLENIVRHMEEGMEPMQAALQGSREMTFTIVSISISLVAVFIPIFFMPGVIGLLFHEFAVVVGVAVMVSAMVSLTLIPMLASRFLKLHDASAGANVAERWTAWFERVFKWVLGRYERTLDAALARRRVVLGVALATFVATGFLFYLLPKGFFPEEDIGQMLITVEAVEDISFPAMSELLQRTGEVIRANPATDTVIVNAFDGNSGRIFVTLKPRGQRPSMSKVVESLRRETRAIAGVNVFPNPLQNLRLGGRPSKARYQYSLKSVDNAALRSAADGMINLMRTDPLFRDVTSDAQLKGLQARFDIDRDRANAMGVNIQDIRSAMYSAFGERQIATIFTSVDSFQVIMQVGAEDRADESAFSKIFVRAKSGKLIPLSALGTVRRETGATAINHAGQLEALTVSFNLAPGVALGDASKKILQYRDQLKMPASILTSWGGDAAAFQSSQGGQVVLIISALLVIYVLLGVLYESYIHPLTILAGLPSAAVGALITLWFFNMDLSIIATVGIVMLIGIVKKNAIMMIDFAIDAQRTKGMSPQMAIRTACLLRFRPIMMTTLAALMGAMPIAFGLGAGAELRQPLGLAVVGGLLFSQVITLFITPVIYLYLDRWSGSGPMVMEGDKAEVNEAEGNGAERARMAKPAMAD, via the coding sequence ATGAATATCTCCGAACTCTGCATTCGCCGTCCGATCATGACGGTGCTGCTCAATGCGGCAGTGATTGTCGCGGGCGTACTCGCTTACAACAACATTCCCATCGCCGCATTGCCTCAATACGACACGCCGACCATTCAGGTGTCGGCGGTTTTACCCGGCGCCAGTCCGGAGACAATGGCCTCTTCGGTGGCCACACCACTCGAACGCCAGTTCTCGACCATCGCTGGCGTGAACACCATGAGTTCGACCAGTAGCCTTGGCAATACCCAAATTACGCTGGAGTTCGATCAGGGCCGCAATATCGATGCCGCGTCAGTGGACGTGCAGGCCGCGCTGCTGCGCGCACAGCGGGCGCTGCCGATTGAAATGACCACGCTGCCATCGTATCGCAAGGTCAACCCCGCGGATTCGCCCGTTCTGTTTCTCACCCTGATTTCGCCATCGATGCCGCTGTCGGAATTGAACAGCTATGCCGAAAACCTGATCCTGCCGTCGTTATCTACGCTGCCAGGTGTCGCGCAAGTGGACATCAATGGCCAGAAGAAATTCGCGATCCGCATGCGCGTCGATCCGGAAGCAACCGCCGCGCGCGGCCTGACGCTGGACGATGTATCCGCCGCCGTGCGCGCGGCGAACGCCAATACACCGGTGGGCACGCTCGAAGGCGCGCGCCAGACGCTCGTCATCACCGCCAATCGCCAACTCACGCGTGCAGCCGAATTTTCCAATCTGATCATCGCCACCACCGCGGCCGGTCCGGTGCGGCTCGGCGATATTGCACAAGTGGAAGACAGTGTGGAATCCGTCAAGACGGCGAGTTGGGCCAACGGCGAGCGCGCGATCACCATGTCTATACGCCGCCAGCCGGATGCCAACACGGTGGCGACGGTTGATACCATCAAGGCGATGCTGCCGCGACTGGTCGAGCAATTGCCATCTTCGGTGGAAGTGAAATTGCGCAATGACCGCTCGCAGTCGATCCGCGACGCGATCCACGATGTGAAACTGACCCTGGGCCTGACCGTGGCACTGGTGGTACTGGTGATCTTCCTCTTCCTGCGGCACGTCATGGCCACCATCATTCCGGCGCTGTCATTGCCGATTTCCCTGTTCGGCACGCTGGCCGTCGTCTACTGGCTTGGCTACAGCCTCGATAACATTTCACTGCTGGCCATCACGCTCGCCGTCGGCCTGGTGGTGGACGATGCCATCGTGGTGCTGGAAAATATCGTCCGCCATATGGAAGAAGGCATGGAGCCGATGCAGGCCGCCCTGCAGGGCTCGCGCGAAATGACCTTTACCATCGTCTCGATTTCGATCTCGCTGGTGGCAGTGTTCATCCCGATCTTCTTCATGCCGGGCGTGATCGGACTTTTATTTCACGAGTTCGCCGTGGTCGTCGGTGTTGCCGTGATGGTGTCCGCCATGGTCTCGCTGACGCTGATCCCGATGTTGGCGAGCCGCTTCCTGAAACTGCATGACGCCAGTGCGGGTGCGAATGTCGCGGAACGCTGGACCGCCTGGTTCGAGCGAGTCTTCAAATGGGTTCTCGGGCGCTACGAGCGCACGCTGGACGCGGCGCTGGCGCGCAGGCGCGTCGTGCTGGGTGTTGCCCTCGCCACCTTTGTGGCGACCGGCTTTCTGTTCTATCTATTGCCGAAGGGTTTTTTTCCGGAAGAGGATATCGGTCAAATGCTCATCACGGTCGAGGCGGTGGAAGATATTTCTTTCCCGGCAATGAGTGAATTGTTACAACGAACCGGCGAGGTCATTCGCGCCAATCCTGCCACCGATACCGTGATCGTCAATGCGTTCGACGGAAATTCCGGACGCATCTTTGTGACACTCAAACCGCGCGGCCAGCGACCGTCCATGTCAAAGGTCGTTGAATCGCTGCGGCGCGAGACACGTGCGATTGCGGGCGTCAATGTATTTCCCAATCCATTGCAGAATCTGCGATTGGGCGGCCGCCCCAGCAAGGCGCGATACCAGTACTCTTTGAAGAGCGTCGACAATGCCGCGCTGCGCAGTGCCGCCGACGGCATGATCAACCTCATGCGCACGGATCCGCTGTTCCGCGATGTCACCAGCGACGCGCAGTTGAAAGGCTTGCAGGCACGGTTCGACATCGACCGCGACCGCGCCAACGCCATGGGCGTGAACATTCAGGATATTCGCAGCGCCATGTATTCGGCATTCGGCGAGCGGCAGATCGCGACCATCTTCACGTCGGTCGACAGTTTTCAGGTGATCATGCAAGTGGGCGCCGAAGATCGCGCCGACGAAAGCGCCTTCAGCAAGATTTTCGTGCGCGCCAAGAGCGGCAAACTGATTCCGCTTTCAGCGCTGGGAACGGTGCGACGCGAAACCGGCGCGACCGCCATCAATCACGCCGGGCAACTGGAGGCGCTGACGGTGTCATTCAACCTGGCGCCGGGTGTGGCGTTGGGCGATGCGTCAAAGAAGATATTGCAGTATCGCGACCAGCTGAAAATGCCCGCGAGCATTCTCACATCATGGGGTGGCGATGCTGCCGCTTTCCAGTCGTCCCAAGGTGGGCAGGTGGTGCTGATCATCTCCGCGCTGCTGGTGATCTATGTGCTGCTCGGGGTGCTCTACGAGAGCTACATTCATCCGCTGACCATTCTGGCGGGCTTGCCTTCCGCGGCGGTCGGTGCGCTGATCACGCTGTGGTTCTTCAATATGGATCTGTCGATCATCGCTACCGTCGGAATCGTCATGTTGATCGGCATCGTCAAGAAGAACGCCATCATGATGATCGACTTCGCCATCGATGCACAACGTACCAAAGGCATGTCACCGCAAATGGCGATACGCACCGCGTGCCTGCTGCGATTCCGGCCGATCATGATGACGACTCTCGCAGCACTTATGGGCGCCATGCCGATCGCTTTCGGGCTGGGCGCCGGGGCGGAGTTGCGGCAGCCATTGGGTCTTGCCGTGGTCGGCGGACTACTGTTTTCGCAAGTCATCACGCTCTTCATCACGCCGGTTATCTACCTCTATCTCGATCGCTGGTCGGGGAGCGGGCCGATGGTGATGGAAGGCGATAAAGCGGAAGTCAATGAGGCGGAAGGTAATGGTGCGGAACGCGCGCGGATGGCAAAGCCGGCCATGGCCGATTAG
- a CDS encoding efflux RND transporter periplasmic adaptor subunit, whose protein sequence is MTAVPSRTSRNPGFLSFRWAFVLGTVVILLVAATWWWLSSRADAATTAGRTASPPVSVTTARVKQQDLPVTVIANGSVVALQAVDIRAQVSSTIQSIHFTEGQAVNKGDLLFVLDARTEEANLRKAEAQVIKTRSDLANTERNLVRQRELFLQKFISQSALDTAINQADVLKGQLAVDEAAAEASRVARTLTQIRAPFAGRTGAISVRVGSLVQPNTQALVTVSQIDPIGVSFALPERELSYVQRAMAKGPLAVTIELTTPQKQTLSGKLTFIESTVDSASGTIAMKAAFANGERLLWPGSFVNVSLTARTLPGALVVPVQAVQSGPERKFVYIVGEGNKAIMTPVEVELIQSGLAAIKGANGISAGVRVVVEGAQNVRKDSTIVEAASAGTGRPTAKDTAGGNTDGVPTGTDLAKPVKK, encoded by the coding sequence ATGACTGCCGTTCCCTCACGTACCTCACGTAACCCTGGTTTTCTTTCTTTCCGTTGGGCGTTTGTCCTTGGTACGGTCGTCATTTTGCTCGTTGCGGCCACATGGTGGTGGTTAAGCAGCCGCGCCGATGCGGCGACGACGGCCGGACGCACGGCGAGCCCGCCGGTCTCGGTGACCACGGCGCGGGTGAAACAGCAGGATCTACCCGTCACGGTCATCGCCAATGGCTCGGTGGTGGCCTTGCAGGCAGTCGACATCCGCGCCCAGGTATCCAGCACCATCCAGTCAATTCACTTCACGGAGGGCCAAGCCGTCAACAAAGGTGACCTGCTATTTGTCCTTGATGCGCGTACCGAAGAAGCCAATCTTCGCAAGGCTGAGGCACAGGTCATCAAGACCAGGAGCGACCTGGCCAATACCGAGCGCAATCTGGTGCGTCAGCGAGAACTGTTTCTGCAAAAGTTCATTTCCCAATCCGCGCTCGATACCGCCATCAACCAGGCCGATGTGTTGAAAGGGCAACTGGCGGTCGACGAAGCCGCCGCGGAAGCAAGCCGCGTCGCGCGTACGCTAACGCAAATCCGCGCACCATTCGCGGGCCGCACCGGCGCCATTTCAGTTCGCGTCGGCAGTCTGGTTCAGCCCAATACACAGGCGCTGGTGACCGTCAGCCAGATCGATCCGATCGGCGTGTCGTTCGCGTTGCCGGAACGCGAGCTTTCGTATGTACAGCGCGCAATGGCCAAGGGTCCGTTGGCGGTCACCATCGAACTGACCACGCCGCAAAAACAGACACTTTCCGGCAAGCTCACGTTCATTGAGAGCACGGTGGACAGCGCCAGCGGTACCATCGCCATGAAAGCGGCGTTTGCCAACGGCGAGCGATTGCTGTGGCCGGGGAGTTTTGTGAATGTCTCGCTCACCGCGCGCACGCTGCCCGGCGCGTTGGTCGTGCCGGTTCAGGCGGTGCAATCGGGCCCGGAACGCAAGTTCGTCTATATCGTCGGCGAGGGCAACAAGGCAATCATGACGCCGGTCGAGGTCGAATTGATCCAGTCCGGGCTCGCGGCCATCAAGGGCGCCAACGGTATCAGTGCCGGCGTCCGCGTGGTGGTGGAAGGTGCGCAGAACGTGCGCAAGGACAGCACCATTGTCGAAGCCGCATCGGCTGGAACCGGCAGACCCACCGCAAAAGATACTGCGGGTGGTAACACAGACGGCGTGCCCACCGGGACAGACCTCGCCAAGCCTGTCAAGAAATGA